In Campylobacter mucosalis, a single window of DNA contains:
- a CDS encoding dynamin family protein, translated as MLNKFINAYKAKYFKIFSDDFYGRFKKFENELLEPSNKPSVELINNLKKLDLFICEPVQVAIIGQFSSGKSTFLNALLSRDILPTGVTPVTAKLTHIKYAPNYSLRVDYQNGRELSLDISEIGKFVDQRIFTDDIKEICIYAPLPILKRINFIDTPGLNSLSNADTQVTKGVIDDVCAVIWLSLIDNAARASELSDITEFLKDKQKSAICVLNQKDKLNEQELQNVLSHAKTTFGDQFLDIIAISAKQACKAMQDNDANLLQTSNFNAILECIEKFADEKIKENFVIQKCQKIKDELVLEYEYFFSIYEMANQIILNFQNKLDERVEAFKANFNPKIELAFNQIKQTAKLIADEILLSFRPIKMSRYTHQKSLIKGENFKRTEYEIIGFDTDEIFSKLIYNDIKLAKIFRAYRLDLKNLEDELKAGLDEIYTTLESDFMIYKAQFEGVRKECEIHSDVEFAAIRTYAKEVYEMFLRDFENVKFSKIQKLSLFFEKLNLKVAANYENAIKIAVYFLKDKIDIARASYEKDPLGFSLFIPSQKEVFERVLTSLNLYEFENEILSNTSFLNKISNELKNEFRQLATQKIEILSKLKQAQKEKSRALLEIKILGAK; from the coding sequence ATGCTTAATAAATTCATAAATGCCTACAAAGCAAAGTATTTTAAAATTTTTTCAGACGATTTTTACGGCAGGTTTAAAAAATTTGAAAATGAGCTTTTAGAACCTAGTAATAAGCCAAGCGTAGAGCTTATTAATAACCTAAAAAAGCTAGATCTTTTTATCTGTGAGCCTGTGCAAGTGGCTATCATAGGGCAATTTTCAAGTGGTAAATCAACCTTTCTAAATGCCCTGCTCTCACGCGATATACTGCCAACTGGAGTTACTCCGGTGACCGCTAAACTAACGCACATAAAGTATGCCCCAAACTACTCATTAAGGGTTGATTATCAAAATGGCAGGGAGCTTAGCTTAGACATAAGCGAGATAGGTAAATTTGTTGATCAACGCATATTTACGGATGACATCAAAGAGATTTGTATATACGCACCTTTGCCGATTTTAAAGCGTATAAATTTCATCGATACACCGGGCTTAAACTCGCTATCAAATGCCGATACACAAGTTACTAAAGGCGTTATAGACGATGTTTGTGCCGTGATTTGGCTAAGCCTAATAGACAACGCCGCAAGAGCTAGTGAGCTATCTGACATAACTGAGTTTTTAAAAGATAAACAAAAAAGTGCTATTTGTGTATTAAACCAAAAAGATAAGCTAAATGAGCAAGAGCTACAAAATGTCTTATCTCACGCAAAGACTACATTTGGCGATCAGTTTTTAGACATCATCGCGATATCAGCCAAACAAGCCTGCAAAGCCATGCAAGATAATGACGCAAATTTACTACAAACCTCAAATTTTAACGCCATTCTTGAGTGTATAGAAAAATTTGCCGATGAAAAGATAAAAGAAAATTTTGTAATACAAAAGTGCCAAAAGATAAAAGATGAGTTGGTGCTTGAGTATGAGTATTTTTTTAGCATTTATGAAATGGCAAACCAAATAATTTTAAATTTTCAAAACAAACTAGATGAGCGTGTAGAAGCTTTTAAAGCGAACTTTAATCCAAAAATAGAACTAGCGTTTAATCAAATAAAACAGACCGCAAAACTTATAGCAGATGAGATACTTCTAAGCTTTAGGCCCATAAAAATGAGCAGATACACTCACCAAAAATCTCTCATAAAAGGCGAAAATTTCAAACGCACAGAGTATGAGATAATAGGTTTTGATACTGATGAAATTTTCTCAAAACTCATATATAACGACATAAAACTTGCTAAAATTTTTAGAGCTTATAGGCTGGATTTAAAAAATTTAGAAGATGAACTCAAGGCTGGATTGGATGAAATTTATACTACACTTGAGAGTGATTTTATGATTTACAAGGCTCAGTTTGAAGGCGTTAGAAAGGAGTGCGAGATCCACTCTGATGTCGAGTTTGCAGCGATTAGAACCTATGCTAAAGAGGTTTATGAGATGTTTTTAAGGGATTTTGAAAATGTGAAATTTAGCAAAATTCAAAAGCTCTCTTTGTTTTTTGAAAAATTAAATTTAAAAGTGGCTGCAAATTATGAAAACGCCATAAAAATAGCCGTATATTTTTTAAAAGACAAAATAGATATCGCAAGGGCGTCTTACGAGAAAGATCCTTTGGGATTTTCGCTATTTATACCAAGTCAAAAGGAGGTTTTTGAGCGTGTTTTGACATCTTTAAATTTATACGAATTTGAAAACGAAATACTCTCAAACACATCATTTTTAAATAAAATTTCAAATGAGTTAAAAAATGAATTTAGGCAACTAGCAACTCAAAAAATAGAAATTTTAAGCAAGTTAAAGCAAGCACAAAAAGAAAAAAGTCGTGCATTATTGGAGATTAAAATTTTGGGTGCAAAATAG
- a CDS encoding fumarate reductase cytochrome b subunit, with the protein MSELIEGFLGKRVDTKKSRLPATWDRWQSITGFILACFILCHMVFTSTILLGKDAFNAVVGFAEAKFLFGEATWWITNVIAAVIFVVFITHAFLAMRKFPANYRQYKMFIGHKNRIKHNDTTLWWFQFLTGFALFFAASAHLVDIVFGGHITADNSAANFKTLEFFYLALLVFMVVHAGVGMYRLYVKWVSIDGANKHEMFENRKKAKVVVFAVFGVLAVIALIADFVWISLGH; encoded by the coding sequence ATGAGTGAGCTTATAGAAGGTTTCTTAGGTAAAAGGGTCGATACTAAAAAGAGCCGATTACCTGCGACTTGGGATAGATGGCAGAGTATCACGGGTTTTATACTAGCCTGTTTTATTTTATGCCACATGGTTTTTACTTCAACGATTTTGCTTGGCAAAGACGCATTTAATGCGGTTGTAGGTTTTGCTGAGGCGAAATTTTTATTTGGAGAGGCGACTTGGTGGATAACAAATGTTATCGCTGCTGTTATTTTTGTTGTGTTTATTACTCACGCGTTTTTGGCGATGAGAAAATTCCCTGCAAATTATAGACAATATAAGATGTTTATAGGTCACAAAAATCGCATAAAACATAACGACACTACTCTTTGGTGGTTTCAGTTTTTAACTGGTTTTGCACTATTTTTTGCTGCTAGTGCCCACCTTGTAGATATCGTATTTGGTGGTCATATAACAGCTGATAACTCTGCTGCAAATTTTAAAACATTAGAATTTTTCTATCTAGCACTTTTAGTATTTATGGTAGTTCACGCTGGTGTGGGAATGTATCGCCTTTATGTAAAATGGGTAAGCATTGACGGAGCCAATAAACACGAAATGTTTGAGAACAGAAAAAAGGCAAAAGTTGTTGTTTTTGCCGTATTTGGAGTCTTGGCTGTAATCGCATTAATTGCTGATTTTGTGTGGATCAGCCTTGGTCATTAA
- a CDS encoding substrate-binding domain-containing protein codes for MQKYTEIYGDGAEILRVATGSPGELGLLKKLSEVFNSLNDSKICWIKAGSSDGLELLKENKVDVTMTHSPLLEKTLIKQGIAKKRTLIGSNEFFIIGPKDDPAGIKTAKTATEAYSKIAKANALFYTRSDGSGTHIKELDIWQKAGIKPSGSWYVQNRDFMIATLKRADDTNGYFMSDSSTYYTIKNELKNSEILFSGDKILVNVYATMCRIDAPKIAENFIDFLADKKSQEIFKTYGRDKFGIELYNDAKYAREFFIK; via the coding sequence ATGCAAAAATATACTGAAATTTACGGCGATGGGGCTGAAATTTTAAGGGTTGCCACAGGAAGTCCTGGCGAACTTGGGCTTTTAAAAAAATTAAGTGAAGTATTTAACTCTTTAAACGATAGTAAAATATGCTGGATAAAAGCTGGTAGTAGCGATGGACTCGAGCTTTTAAAAGAAAATAAAGTTGATGTCACGATGACGCATTCACCGCTTTTAGAAAAGACCTTAATCAAGCAAGGCATAGCAAAAAAACGCACACTTATTGGTTCAAATGAGTTTTTTATCATTGGGCCAAAAGATGATCCAGCAGGTATAAAAACCGCAAAAACCGCCACAGAAGCTTACAGTAAAATAGCAAAAGCCAATGCACTATTTTACACAAGGTCTGATGGCAGCGGAACACACATAAAAGAGCTTGATATATGGCAAAAAGCTGGTATCAAGCCAAGTGGTAGCTGGTATGTGCAAAATCGCGACTTTATGATAGCTACTCTAAAAAGAGCAGATGATACGAATGGCTATTTTATGAGCGATTCAAGTACTTATTACACGATAAAAAATGAGTTAAAAAATAGTGAAATTTTATTTTCTGGCGATAAAATTTTAGTAAATGTATATGCCACGATGTGCAGAATAGACGCTCCAAAAATAGCAGAAAATTTCATAGACTTTTTAGCTGATAAAAAATCTCAAGAAATTTTTAAAACATACGGGAGAGATAAATTTGGAATAGAACTTTATAATGACGCAAAGTATGCAAGGGAATTTTTTATAAAATAA
- a CDS encoding fumarate reductase iron-sulfur subunit, which translates to MSRKITIRAFKYNPLSKISKPHFASYELEETPGMSLFIALNVIREKFDPDLSFDFVCRAGICGSCGMLVNGTPKLACRTLTKDYESGVIELMPLPVFKLLKDLSVDTGNWMNAMSKRVESWIHTDHEPEIAKLEEKVEPEIAQEVFELDRCIECGICVAACGTAIMRPDFIGAVGLNRVARFKIDALDKRTDEDFYELIGDDDGVFGCMSLLACEDNCPKHLPLQSRIAYMRRKMAVIK; encoded by the coding sequence ATGAGTAGAAAAATAACCATAAGAGCGTTTAAATATAACCCGCTCTCTAAAATTTCAAAACCGCATTTTGCAAGCTATGAGCTTGAAGAAACTCCGGGAATGTCCCTTTTTATCGCACTTAACGTGATAAGAGAGAAGTTTGACCCTGATCTTAGCTTTGACTTTGTTTGTAGAGCTGGAATTTGCGGAAGTTGTGGTATGTTAGTTAATGGAACACCAAAACTAGCTTGTAGAACACTTACAAAAGACTATGAAAGTGGCGTTATAGAGCTTATGCCGTTGCCAGTGTTTAAGCTATTAAAAGACTTAAGCGTTGATACTGGAAACTGGATGAATGCTATGAGTAAGCGTGTTGAGAGCTGGATACATACAGATCACGAGCCAGAAATAGCTAAACTTGAAGAGAAAGTTGAGCCAGAAATTGCCCAAGAGGTATTTGAGCTTGATAGATGTATAGAGTGCGGTATCTGCGTAGCTGCGTGTGGAACTGCGATAATGCGTCCTGATTTTATCGGTGCTGTTGGCTTAAACCGCGTTGCTAGGTTTAAAATAGACGCACTTGATAAGAGAACAGATGAAGATTTTTACGAGCTTATCGGAGATGATGACGGTGTGTTTGGTTGTATGAGCTTACTTGCTTGTGAAGACAACTGTCCAAAACACCTACCACTTCAAAGTCGCATAGCCTATATGCGTAGAAAGATGGCTGTAATAAAGTAA
- a CDS encoding YceI family protein — MNKIITSSLMALAIIGSAQAAEYTLDKAHSSVNFRIKHMGISSVNGKFDNFDANIDAQNGTIKSLTAIIKTASVDTDNEKRDEHLRSADFFDVAKFDDMKFQMNEFKKDGDDAKVYGTLTIKGVSKPVKLDYEFGGAKKDDNGKERIGFNLEGKIKRSDFGFADSFTSNAMLGDDVKINIDVEAVSK, encoded by the coding sequence ATGAATAAAATAATCACATCTAGTTTAATGGCTCTAGCTATAATAGGCTCAGCACAAGCAGCTGAATACACACTTGATAAGGCACACTCAAGTGTAAATTTTAGAATCAAACATATGGGTATAAGTAGTGTAAATGGTAAATTTGATAACTTTGATGCTAATATCGATGCACAAAACGGCACTATAAAAAGCCTAACAGCTATCATAAAAACCGCTTCTGTAGATACAGATAATGAAAAAAGAGATGAGCATTTAAGATCGGCTGACTTCTTTGATGTTGCTAAATTTGATGATATGAAATTTCAGATGAACGAGTTTAAAAAAGACGGCGATGACGCTAAGGTTTATGGCACTCTTACGATTAAGGGTGTTAGTAAGCCTGTGAAGTTAGACTACGAATTTGGCGGTGCTAAAAAAGATGATAATGGCAAAGAGCGTATAGGGTTTAACCTAGAGGGCAAGATAAAAAGAAGCGACTTTGGCTTTGCTGATAGCTTTACAAGCAATGCTATGTTAGGCGATGATGTTAAGATAAATATCGATGTAGAGGCAGTTTCTAAGTAG
- a CDS encoding fumarate reductase flavoprotein subunit yields MNVKYCDALVIGGGLAGLRAAVAAGEKGLSTIVLSLIPVKRSHSAAAQGGMQASLGNSKMSEGDNEDVHFADTVKGSDWGCDQNVARMFCQTAPKAIRELAAWGVPWTRITKGERSAIINAQKTTIVEKEEVHGLIHSRDFGGTKKWRTCYTADATGHTMLFAVANEALKHNVDIHDRKEAIALIHENNRCYGAIVRDLVTGEITAYVSKGTLIATGGYGRVYKHTTNAVVCEGIGAAIALETGVAQLGNMEAVQFHPTPIVPSGILLTEGCRGDGGILRDVDGYRFMPDYEPEKKELASRDVVSRRIMEHIRNGKGVKSPYGEHVWLDISILGREHIEKNLRDVQEICQIFNGIDPADEGPKGWAPILPMQHYSMGGIKTKATGESPTLAGLFSAGEAACWDMHGFNRLGGNSVSETVVAGMIVGDYFADYCANHEIEIKTDKIQKFVDKEVNYMNELLNKSGTYNVFEIKNRMKDIMWEHVAIFRTGEGLEKAVKELEELYKHSLDVKVTNKTLFGNPELEEAYRVPKMLKLALCIAYGALLRTESRGAHYREDYTKRDDLNWLNRTLTSWSEGATMPTVTYEPLDIMKMEIPPAFRGYGAKGNIIEHPDSAVRQAQVDEIRAKMEAEGKGRYEIQNALMPYELQEKYKAPNERAGIGYE; encoded by the coding sequence ATGAATGTAAAATATTGTGACGCATTAGTTATAGGTGGTGGTTTGGCTGGTCTTAGAGCTGCTGTTGCGGCTGGAGAGAAGGGGCTAAGTACTATAGTTTTAAGTTTAATACCTGTAAAAAGAAGCCACTCAGCAGCCGCACAAGGTGGTATGCAAGCAAGTCTTGGTAACTCAAAGATGAGTGAGGGCGATAATGAGGATGTGCATTTTGCCGATACTGTAAAGGGTAGCGACTGGGGTTGTGATCAAAACGTTGCTAGAATGTTTTGTCAAACAGCACCAAAAGCGATTCGTGAGCTTGCTGCTTGGGGTGTGCCTTGGACTAGGATTACAAAGGGTGAAAGAAGTGCTATTATCAATGCTCAAAAGACAACTATCGTTGAAAAAGAAGAGGTTCACGGACTTATTCACTCACGTGACTTTGGTGGTACTAAAAAGTGGAGAACCTGCTACACAGCAGACGCTACTGGACACACAATGCTTTTTGCAGTTGCAAACGAAGCACTAAAGCACAACGTTGATATCCACGATAGAAAAGAAGCCATAGCTTTAATCCACGAAAATAACCGCTGTTATGGTGCTATTGTTCGTGATTTAGTAACTGGCGAGATCACTGCTTATGTTTCAAAAGGAACACTTATAGCAACTGGTGGTTATGGTAGAGTTTATAAGCACACTACAAACGCGGTTGTTTGCGAAGGTATCGGTGCTGCGATAGCTCTTGAAACAGGAGTAGCACAACTTGGCAATATGGAAGCTGTTCAGTTTCATCCAACTCCAATCGTTCCAAGCGGAATTTTACTAACTGAGGGTTGCCGTGGGGATGGTGGAATTTTACGTGACGTAGATGGCTATCGCTTTATGCCTGATTATGAGCCAGAGAAAAAAGAACTAGCAAGTCGTGACGTCGTAAGTCGCCGTATAATGGAGCATATTAGAAACGGCAAAGGCGTAAAAAGCCCTTATGGTGAGCATGTTTGGCTTGACATCTCAATTTTGGGTCGTGAGCATATCGAGAAAAACCTACGTGACGTTCAAGAAATTTGCCAAATTTTTAACGGCATCGATCCAGCTGATGAGGGTCCAAAGGGTTGGGCACCAATTCTACCAATGCAACACTACTCAATGGGTGGCATAAAAACAAAAGCAACTGGCGAAAGCCCAACGTTAGCGGGTCTATTTAGTGCTGGTGAGGCTGCTTGTTGGGATATGCACGGCTTTAACAGACTTGGCGGAAACTCAGTTTCTGAAACTGTTGTTGCTGGTATGATTGTTGGCGATTATTTTGCTGATTATTGTGCAAATCACGAGATAGAGATAAAAACAGATAAGATACAAAAATTTGTTGATAAAGAAGTAAATTATATGAACGAGCTACTTAATAAGAGCGGAACATATAATGTATTTGAGATCAAAAATCGTATGAAAGATATAATGTGGGAGCACGTTGCTATCTTTAGAACTGGCGAAGGTCTAGAAAAAGCTGTAAAAGAGCTTGAAGAGCTTTATAAACACTCACTAGATGTTAAAGTAACAAATAAAACATTATTTGGCAACCCAGAGCTTGAAGAGGCTTATAGAGTGCCAAAAATGCTAAAATTAGCACTTTGTATAGCTTATGGTGCGTTACTTAGAACTGAAAGCCGTGGTGCTCACTACCGCGAGGATTATACAAAACGTGATGACCTAAACTGGCTAAATAGAACACTAACAAGCTGGAGTGAAGGTGCTACGATGCCGACTGTTACATATGAACCGCTTGATATAATGAAGATGGAAATTCCACCTGCGTTCCGTGGTTATGGCGCAAAAGGAAATATTATCGAGCACCCTGATAGTGCTGTTCGCCAGGCACAAGTTGATGAAATTCGTGCAAAAATGGAAGCTGAGGGCAAAGGTAGATATGAGATTCAAAATGCACTAATGCCTTATGAACTTCAAGAAAAATATAAAGCACCAAATGAAAGAGCAGGTATAGGATATGAGTAG